Proteins encoded within one genomic window of Companilactobacillus sp.:
- a CDS encoding MerR family transcriptional regulator has translation MKNISIGEMAKICNVSIQTLRYYDKINLIKPAARNPENNYRYYLISQVFQINIIKYLQYSGLSIEEIRKSLDLTGNDLANFLHQQSLEIDDQIRRLQRSQQLINGQIEQLSDLNEIQKHPLGKVYQRHIEQQSIIQIPAQQTITPMDYPDKEMSELDELLIKNGTIGNLQYGFSYPLKNYQNLNEIHYTQILTQVFTTDISELKSHLESIPDGDYLCIAFYWSRKKYLNYYQKLKQEFTQKHPNNIGTVYEISSVDRYGYRGENDFICELRVQMS, from the coding sequence ATGAAAAATATTTCTATCGGCGAAATGGCCAAAATTTGTAACGTTTCAATTCAAACGCTGCGTTATTATGACAAGATAAATTTAATCAAACCAGCCGCTCGTAATCCCGAAAATAACTATCGCTATTATTTAATCAGTCAAGTATTCCAAATCAATATCATTAAGTATCTTCAGTACTCTGGGTTATCGATTGAAGAAATCAGAAAGTCGCTAGATTTGACCGGCAACGACCTAGCTAACTTTTTACATCAGCAATCTCTTGAAATTGATGATCAGATTCGCCGACTTCAACGTAGTCAGCAACTGATCAACGGTCAAATCGAACAATTATCTGATTTGAATGAAATTCAGAAGCATCCCTTAGGAAAGGTTTATCAACGGCATATCGAGCAACAATCGATCATTCAAATTCCTGCTCAGCAGACAATTACGCCCATGGATTATCCCGATAAAGAGATGAGTGAATTGGATGAATTGTTGATTAAAAACGGGACGATTGGCAACCTGCAATACGGATTCAGCTATCCTTTAAAAAATTATCAGAACTTAAATGAGATACATTACACGCAAATACTCACGCAAGTTTTTACCACTGATATTTCCGAACTAAAAAGCCATCTAGAATCGATCCCAGATGGCGACTACTTGTGTATTGCGTTTTATTGGAGTCGGAAAAAATACTTAAATTACTATCAAAAGCTAAAACAAGAATTCACTCAAAAACATCCAAATAACATCGGTACGGTATACGAAATTTCTTCCGTCGACCGTTATGGATACCGAGGAGAGAATGATTTTATTTGTGAGTTGCGAGTGCAGATGTCTTAG
- a CDS encoding arginase family protein, with the protein MTKTIRIMIPDWQSGDNPVYFFGAQLLNWLAPENPDQKLIKVPVAAPKKNQEHLEKENGVAAQSTVIDNVKKAQQAIDTELPDKIITLGGNCMVSQAPFSYLHDKYGDDLGVIWIDAHPDISNPQIFPNEHAMVLANLMGKGDPAVSKIVKNSISSDSILYVGLQEPTDDEKKLLPELGLKYQVEDNNQVDIQKIQAWINQHHFSKIAIHFDIDVLDRNLFFDQYFDEPGVTDYEVSGGKLDPDKAITILNQLGSDNDLVGLTIAEYLPWSALKLRKLMENISIFN; encoded by the coding sequence ATGACAAAAACAATTAGAATAATGATTCCCGACTGGCAATCAGGCGATAATCCAGTTTATTTCTTTGGAGCCCAATTATTAAATTGGTTAGCTCCTGAAAATCCTGATCAAAAGCTGATCAAAGTTCCAGTTGCTGCACCGAAAAAGAATCAGGAACACTTGGAAAAAGAAAATGGCGTTGCTGCTCAATCTACTGTCATTGATAATGTTAAAAAAGCTCAACAAGCAATCGATACTGAATTGCCAGACAAAATTATTACGCTGGGTGGAAATTGCATGGTCTCACAAGCACCGTTTTCATATTTGCACGACAAGTATGGCGACGATTTGGGCGTGATTTGGATCGATGCTCATCCTGATATTTCCAATCCTCAAATTTTTCCAAATGAACATGCCATGGTTTTGGCGAACTTGATGGGCAAGGGCGATCCCGCAGTGTCTAAGATAGTAAAAAATTCAATTTCCAGTGATTCAATTTTGTATGTTGGCTTACAAGAACCTACAGATGATGAGAAGAAATTGCTGCCCGAATTGGGATTAAAGTATCAAGTTGAGGACAACAATCAGGTCGATATTCAAAAAATTCAAGCGTGGATCAATCAACATCATTTTTCAAAGATTGCAATTCACTTTGACATCGATGTCCTAGATAGAAATCTCTTTTTTGACCAATACTTTGATGAACCAGGTGTCACAGACTATGAAGTGTCCGGCGGAAAGCTTGATCCAGACAAGGCAATTACAATTCTCAATCAACTTGGATCTGACAATGATTTAGTGGGATTGACGATTGCCGAATATTTGCCATGGAGTGCTTTGAAATTACGCAAATTAATGGAGAACATCTCTATATTTAATTAA
- a CDS encoding Lreu_0056 family protein — translation MKIRGLSLITLFATGVLLLSGCGNHNSNSSSSPQTKTSVSKSSKSSSDKDSKALWNDSKDAQLKKFIDDWAPTMHQSYQKFDGEHTIKTSTGMVYPDDLTKVSVDGSNSSIGWSKSGKGHYAYNVVAIYNYNGSPNHITYFFAFHDGQPVALVDQSSGGTPDLTPTKNNDVQSTFESIAGGSSASSSSSASANNSNENTGSSEKKNSSDSVVTDNDTIAVMVYEKGFNVEDDLANIPITIGVNKEMGRYVLGSGGTGATTMTYSASGSTITYWTNDYENRNSTGGPGEKEHTTTVQELQREFYATSSQKQAVNDAASRIKHMSDF, via the coding sequence ATGAAAATTAGGGGATTAAGTTTAATCACACTTTTTGCAACAGGTGTATTGCTGTTATCTGGTTGTGGAAATCACAACTCGAATTCAAGCAGCAGTCCACAGACCAAAACGTCAGTTAGCAAGAGTTCTAAGAGCTCATCAGACAAGGATTCAAAGGCTCTTTGGAATGATTCAAAAGATGCACAGTTAAAGAAATTTATCGATGATTGGGCACCAACAATGCACCAGTCTTATCAAAAATTTGACGGAGAGCATACGATCAAAACATCGACTGGTATGGTTTATCCAGACGACTTGACCAAAGTTAGCGTCGATGGCTCAAATTCCTCAATTGGTTGGAGCAAGTCAGGTAAGGGCCACTATGCTTACAACGTAGTTGCCATTTATAATTACAACGGTTCACCAAACCACATCACATATTTCTTCGCCTTCCACGATGGCCAACCAGTCGCATTAGTTGACCAAAGTAGCGGTGGTACACCAGATCTAACACCAACTAAGAATAATGATGTGCAATCAACATTTGAAAGTATTGCAGGTGGAAGCAGTGCAAGTTCAAGTAGTAGTGCATCGGCAAATAATTCTAATGAAAACACTGGTAGTAGCGAAAAGAAGAATAGTTCTGACTCTGTTGTTACCGATAACGATACCATTGCCGTTATGGTCTATGAAAAGGGATTTAATGTTGAAGATGATCTTGCAAATATTCCAATTACCATTGGAGTAAACAAGGAAATGGGTAGATATGTCCTTGGAAGTGGCGGAACTGGTGCGACAACAATGACTTATTCAGCAAGTGGAAGTACTATTACGTATTGGACAAATGATTACGAGAATAGAAATTCTACTGGTGGTCCTGGTGAGAAGGAACATACAACAACAGTTCAAGAATTACAAAGGGAATTTTATGCAACCTCAAGTCAAAAGCAAGCAGTCAATGATGCTGCGTCAAGAATAAAACATATGTCTGATTTTTAG